The genomic segment GGCCTTGTACACACCGCCCGTCACACCATGGGAGTGGGTTGCAAAAGAAGTAGGTAGCTTAACCTTCGGGAGGGCGCTTACCACTTTGTGATTCATGACTGGGGTGAAGTCGTAACAAGGTAACCCTAGGGGAACCTGGGGTTGGATCACCTCCTTACCTATACGCTTTATCATGCTAGTGTCCACACAGATTGTACTGTTCGAAATTTAAGAGACTTGTGTCCCCTTCGTCTAGAGGCCTAGGACACCGCCCTTTCACGGCGGTAACAGGGGTTCGAATCCCCTAGGGGACGCCACTTTGAAAATGCATTTGTTAAGTGTATTTCCAAAGTGGTTTTTTATGACCATAGCTCTTTAAAAATCTGGAAAGCTGATTAAATTCAAAGTTCTTTAGACATAACAAGTGTCTTGGAAACTTGAGGCGGAAAACAACTAATACATTAGTTGCTTTATGACCCTGAGTTCATTTGGGGTTGTATGGTTAAGTGACTAAGCGTACACGGTGGATGCCTTGGCAATCAGAGGCGATGAAGGACGTGCTAACCTGCGAAAAGGGTTGGTGAGCTGGTAAGAAGCGTTATAGCCAACCATGTCCGAATGGGGAAACCCACTCACTTTTAGTGAGTATCTCATGCTGAATACATAGGCATGTAGAGGCGAACCCGGGGAACTGAAACATCTAAGTACCCGGAGGAAAAGAAATCAACCGAGATTCCCTAAGTAGCGGCGAGCGAACGGGGATTAGCCCTTAAGTTTGATATGAGCAAGTGGAACGGTCTGGAAAGTCCGGCGATAGAGGGTGATAGCCCCGTACACGTAAGCGAATATTGAATGAAATCGAGTAGGTCGGGACACGTGGTATCTTGACTGAACATGGGGGACCATCCTCCAAGGCTAAATACTCCTGATTGACCGATAGTGAACCAGTACCGTGAGGGAAAGGCGAAAAGAACCCCTGTGAGGGGAGTGAAATAGAACCTGAAACCGTGTACGTACAAGCAGTGGGAGCATCCTTCGGGGTGTGACTGCGTACCTTTTGTATAATGGGTCAGCGAGTTACTTTCAGTGGCGAGGTTAACCGAATAGGGGAGCCGTAGGGAAACCGAGTCTTAACTGGGCGAATAGTCGCTGGGAGTAGACCCGAAACCCGGTGATCTAGCCATGGGCAGGTTGAAGGTTGAGTAACATCAACTGGAGGACCGAACCCACTAACGTTGCAAAGTTAGGGGATGACCTGTGGCTGGGGGTGAAAGGCCAATCAAACCGGGAGATAGCTGGTTCTCCCCGAAAGCTATTTAGGTAGCGCCTCGGACGAATACTATTGGGGGTAGAGCACTGTTTCGGCTAGGGGGTCATCCCGACTTACCAACCCGATGCAAACTCCGAATACCAATAAGTACTATCCGGGAGACACACAGCGGGTGCTAACGTTCGTTGTGGAGAGGGAAACAACCCAGACCGCCAGCTAAGGTCCCAAAGTTATCACTAAGTGGGAAACGATGTGGGAAGGCCCAGACAGCCAGGATGTTGGCTTAGAAGCAGCCATCATTTAAAGAAAGCGTAATAGCTCACTGGTCGAGTCGGCCTGCGCGGAAGATGTAACGGGGCTAAGTGATACACCGAAGCTGCGGCAGCATACTAGTTATGCTGGGTAGGGGAGCGTTCTGTAAGCCTGTGAAGGTGGATTGAGAAGTCTGCTGGAGGTATCAGAAGTGCGAATGCTGACATGAGTAACGATAATGGGGGTGAAAAACCTCCACGCCGAAAGACCAAGGGTTCCTGTCCAACGTTAATCGGGCAGGGTGAGTCGACCCCTAAGGCGAGGCCGAAAGGCGTAGTCGATGGGAAACAGGTTAATATTCCTGTACTCGCTGTAATTGCGATGGAGGGACGGAGAAGGTTAGGTGGGCCAGGCGTTGGTTGTCCTGGTGAAAGTGCGTAGGCTGAGTGTTTAGGTAAATCCGGACGCTCATTAGGCTGAGACACGAGACGAACATCCTACGGGATGGAAGCCATTGATACCCTGCTTCCGGGAAAAGCTTCTAAGCTTCAGATTACAGAGAATCGTACCCCAAACCGACACAGGTGGTCGGGTAGAGAATACCAAGGCGCTTGAGAGAACTCGGGTGAAGGAACTAGGCAAAATAGTACCGTAACTTCGGGAGAAGGTACGCCGCTGACGGTGAAGTCCCTTGCGGATGGAGCTGTCGGTGGTCGCAGTGACCAGGTGGCTGGGACTGTTTATCAAAAACACAGCACTGTGCAAACTCGAAAGAGGACGTATACGGTGTGACACCTGCCCGGTGCCGGAAGGTTAATTGATGTCGTTATCCCTCGGGAGAAGCGGTTGATCGAAGCCCCGGTAAACGGCGGCCGTAACTATAACGGTCCTAAGGTAGCGAAATTCCTTGTCGGGTAAGTTCCGACCTGCACGAATGGTGTAACCATGGCCACGCTGTCTCCACCCGAGACTCAGTGAAATTGAAATCGCTGTGAAGATGCAGTGTACCCGCGGCTAGACGGAAAGACCCCGTGAACCTTTACTACAGCTTGGCACTGAACATTGAGCCTGCATGTGCAGGATAGGTGGGAGGCTTCGAAGCGGTAACGCCAGTTATCGTGGAGCCATCCTTGAAATACCACCCTTGCATGTTTGATGTTCTAACCTCGGTCCATTATCTGGATTAGGGACAGTGTCTGGTGGGTAGTTTGACTGGGGCGGTCTCCTCCCAAAGAGTAACGGAGGAGCACGAAGGTGGGCTAAGTACGGTCGGACATCGTACGGTTAGTGCAATGGCATAAGCCCGCTTAACTGCGAGACAGACACGTCGAGCAGGTACGAAAGTAGGTCATAGTGATCCGGTGGTTCTGAATGGAAGGGCCATCGCTCAACGGATAAAAGGTACTCCGGGGATAACAGGCTGATACCGCCCAAGAGTTCATATCGACGGCGGTGTTTGGCACCTCGATGTCGGCTCATCACATCCTGGGGCTGGAGCAGGTCCCAAGGGTATGGCTGTTCGCCATTTAAAGTGGTACGCGAGCTGGGTTCAGAACGTCGTGAGACAGTTCGGTCCCTATCTGCCGTGGGCGTTGGATGATTGAGAGGAGTTGCTCCTAGTACGAGAGGACCGGAGTGAACACACCTCTGGTGTTCGGGTTGTCACGCCAGTGGCACTGCCCGGTAGCTACGTGTGGAACTGATAACCGCTGAAAGCATCTAAGCGGGAAGCAGGCCTCAAGATGAGTCATCCCTAAGACTTTAAGTCTTCTGAAGGGCCGTCCGAGACTAGGACGTTGATAGGCAGGGTGTGTAAGCGTTGTGAGGCGTTGAGCTAACCTGTACTAATGACCCGAGAGGCTTAACCATACAACACCCAAGTGAGAGACGCTTGTGTGTCTTGAGAACGAATTAATCACTTTCTGGATTTAAGTTTTTTGTCTGGCGACCATAGCGCGGTGGCCCCACCTGATCCCATTCCGAACTCAGAAGTGAAACGCCGTAGCGCCGATGGTAGTGTGGGGGTTCCCATGTGAGAGTAGGTCATCGCCAGGCTTTATTTAAGAGAAAGCCCACCCTATCGGTGGGCTTTTTTGCAGGTTCAGGCTGCTGATATAGCTCAGTTGGTAGAGCGCACCCTTGGTAAGGGTGAGGTCCCCAGTTCAAATCTGGGTATCAGCACCACGCATTCGATTTACTAAGAAAAACAAGTTTTTGCCTGATGACCATAGCGAGCTGGCACCACCTGATCCCATTCCGAACTCAGAAGTGAAACGGCTTAGCGGCGATGGTAGTGTGGGGGTTCCCATGCGAGAGTAGCTCATTATCAGGCACCTATTTTAGCCCCGGCAGATATCTGTCGGGGTTTTTTCGTTTCTGGACTTTGAGATCCCTTTTGTGCCTCAGGCTGGGTTAAAATTGGAAACGTTAACAGAGCCTGTCCTACGCTTAAGGTGAGTTAGGCAAAGGAGTGCTTAAGATGTTCAGACTATGGCTGCTATTGGTGTTAGCAGCATCTGTTGCTTCAACTGCTCAGGCTGACATAGTGAGATTAGCCAATGGTGAATGGAAGCCCTATATGTCGGCGGATCTTAAGCATTATGGTGTTGTCTCCTATATAGTCCGGGAGGCGTTTAAGCTTGAAGGGGATCAGGTGAAGTATCAGTTTCTTCCCTGGATGCAAGGATTTGAGGAAGCCAGACAAGGAAGGTTAGATGGCTCAGTGGTTTGGAGTAAAACGGCCCAAAGGAGCAATGATTTCTATTTTTCCGATCCGGTAATTCAGCTCAATCAGGTGCTATTTCATCGGGTTGGTGAAACGATTCGTTGGACCCATTTAAAAGATCTTGGCCGCTACCGCTTTGGTGGTGTGATCGGCTATCACTATGCGCTGGATCCTTTGATCCGAGAGGGGGTTATCAGGATGTCCAGGGTTCCCTCCGAGCAGGCTAACTATAAAAAGCTTCAGGATAAGCGCATCGATCTCATTGTGGAAAATGAAGACGTCGGCCAGGCGATGATCCATCAGCTAGGTTTGACGGGGAAAATCCAGGCATCAAACAAGCCGCTGCGACAAGTGGATTACCACCTTATCATCTCTAAAAAGAATCCGCAGGGCAGCGCCCTGGTGGAGCGATTCAACAAGGGGCTAGCGAAGCTTAAAGCGAGCGGTCGCTACCAGAAGCTTCTCGAACAAAACCGCCAGGGTTTCTTCAAATAATCTTCTCATAAAGCAAGGGTTAATAGGCTTTGAGTCGGGCTGAGAGGGCCTGTTTGTTTCTAAACCAAGGGGGTTGGCTGTGCCCGGTTTTATTAACAGGAATTTCGCAATTGACATCCCTTGCAGTACACTAGCTTCACTTTCTTGAACTGGGATGATTGGGCTTCATGGCTGAGTCAAAAAAAACGACACACTTTGGCTACAAAGATGTAGCGGTCGATAAAAAAGAGGAGCTGGTTGCTGACGTGTTTCACTCCGTGGCCGCTAAATATGACCTGATGAACGATATCATGTCATTTGGGATCCATCGTTTGTGGAAGCGCTTTGCTATAGATTGTAGTGGTGTTCGTAAAGGCTCTAAAGTACTGGATCTGGCCGGTGGAACCGGGGATCTGACTGCAAAATTCTCGCGTATAGTTGGTGATGAAGGTCAGGTGGTTCTTGCGGACATCAATGAAGCGATGCTCAAGGTTGGTCGGGATAAACTCCGTAATAATGGTATTGCAGGAAACGTGGCCTATGTACAGGCGAATGCCGAGGCGCTGCCTTTTCCTGATAACTACTTTGATCTCATCACCATTGGCTTTGGTCTGCGCAATGTCACCGATAAGGAGAAGGCACTGCGTTCCATGTATCGGGTACTGAAACCCGGCGGTAGGCTGTTGGTTCTTGAGTTTTCTAAGCCGACCAATGCGTTGATGAGTAAGATGTATGATCTCTACTCCTTTAAGGTCCTGCCCAAGCTTGGGGCGATGATCACCAAGGATGCGGATAGCTACCAGTATCTCGCGGAATCAATCCGCATGCACCCGGATCAGGAGGGATTGAAATCTATGATGGAGGAGTGCGGATTTGAGGAGGTTGACTATCACAACCTTACTTCAGGTGTTGTTGCCTTGCATCGTGGATATAAGTTCTAGGAGTTATCATGCCATTTGAGCAGTTGGCTATCTCCCTGGTTGAAAGTGGTTGTAATCAGTTGAACCGAATGGATAACCATGGGAGAGCAAGGCGGGAGCGCTTGGACGGGAAGGTCATTGCACTGAACCTTAGGGAGTGGAAGCCGGTCTACTTCCTGTTTTCGAGGCAGCAACTCGATCTTCTCGGTGAGTTTAACGGCTCTGCAGATGCCACTTTGTCATTATCGATTGGGGCTCTGGGCCTGCTGAGAAACCCCTCTAATCTGGCCCACTATATTCGCCAGGGAAAGATGGATCTCGAGGGAGATCTGCAGATCCTGCAAAAGTTTGCTGAGCTGTTCACCGAGGCCCGAATCGATTGGGAGGAGCAGTTATCCGAAATTGTTGGTGATGTGGCTGCCCACACCCTGTGCCGTCTTGGCCAAAAACTTCATCAGGATACAAGGAGATTGAGCAAGACCCTGCTCGATACCAGTGGTGAGTACGTGACGCAGGAGTTAAAGCTTGCGCCGGGCTCTCTGGAACTGGCCTGTTTTTACGATGAGGTGGAACTGCTGCAGCAACAGCTGGAAAGGCTTGAGCTGCGAACAACATCTTTAGCTCGTGAGCTGGGGGTTTTATGAGGCTCAAGGAGCTTAAGCGTTTTCTGAAAATTCAGAAGGTCTTTCTTAGCTATGGCCTTGATGAGCTGATCCCTCCCGAGCGCTTGCCCTGGACTGCCAGGCTGCTTCGTCGATCTATCTTCTGGTGGCGAAATCAACATCCGGATCTTAACGCCGGTGCGAGAATAAGGCTCGCCTGTGAAACACTGGGGCCTGTATTTATCAAGCTTGGACAGATGTTATCCACGCGCCGCGATCTGCTGCCCGATGAGATTGCCGAGGAGCTGGCTCTGCTGCAGGATCAGGTGCCACCATTTTGTGGAAAACAGGCGCGAGAGCAGATCGAAAAATCTCTGAATGCCCCGATCGATGAGCTGTTTGATGAATTTGCTGAAGAGCCCCTGGCTTCGGCTTCGATCGCTCAGGTACACACGGCTCGCTTGAAAGACAATGGCCAGCAGATCGTTATCAAGGTAATACGCCCGGGGATTGAACGGGTCATTGATGCCGATCTGCGGCTGATGCAGCTTGTCTCCAGAGTGTTACAGCGTTACCTGCCGATTGCCGATCTGCTGCGCCCGGTGGAGGTGATTGAGGAGTATCGTAAGACCCTGCTTGATGAGCTGAACCTCATGTATGAGGCAGCCAACGCCATCCAGCTAAGACGTAACTTTGAAGGCTCCGAGGAGCTTTATTTTCCTGAGATATTTACCGATTATTGCGATCGCAATGTATTGGTGATGGAGAGAATTCATGGGATCTCCGTGGCTGACCGTGAGGCCCTGGTTGCCAATGGAACGGATATGCACCTGCTGGCAAAGCGCGGGGTCGAGGTTTTCTTTACCCAGGTGTTCCGGGATAGCTTCTTTCACGCAGACATGCACCCGGGTAACATCTTTGTTTCTTATAAGCACCCCCATAACCCCCAGTGGATCGGAATAGACTGCGGTATTGTCGGTACCCTTAGCCGCGAGGATAAGCGCTACCTGGCTGAGAACTTTCTGGCGTTTTTCAATCGCGACTACCGGAGAGTTGCCGAGTTGCATGTTGAGTCAGGCTGGGTTCCTTCCGACATTCGGGTCGAGGAGTTTGAGTTTGCACTGCGAACCGTGCTGGAGCCGGTTTTCGAAAAGCCACTCTCAGAGATCTCCTTTGGCCATGTGTTGCTGAACCTATTTAAGATCGCAAGACGCTTTCAGATGTCGGTGCAACCTCAACTCATTTTGTTGCAAAAGACTCTGCTTTATATAGAGGGGATAGGCCGCCAGCTCTATCCCCAGCTGGATCTGTGGCAGACCGCCAAGCCTTTTCTTGAGCGCTGGATGAAGCAGCAGATTGGGCCTGCGGCTCTGCTACATACGATAAGGGACGAGCTTCCGATGTGGGCAGAGAAACTGCCGGAGCTGCCGAACCTTATCTATGATGGGTTGCGTACCACCCGTAAGCAGAGCAAACAGATGGAGCTGATGTTTGAGCGGTTTTCTGCTCAAAGCAAAGCTCAGAGCAGGGGCCGCTTTTACCTTGGCATAGGGGCTGCCTTTTTGGTTGCCAGCGCTTTACTCTATCCAGCCAATCTTCACCTGGCGGCCGGCTCCCTGGTCATCACCCTGTTTAGCTGGTTTAAGGGGTGGCGCGGACTTAAGCGATTGTGATCTGAATATGCTCAAAATGGAGCTTATTACAGCCGTTTGCTGCTAATTAGAGCAAACGGTTTTTTTTCTTTAAAAAGCCCTTGCATGAGCGCGGGAGATCTCTATAATTCGCTTCCGTTGTCA from the Dongshaea marina genome contains:
- a CDS encoding substrate-binding periplasmic protein, producing the protein MFRLWLLLVLAASVASTAQADIVRLANGEWKPYMSADLKHYGVVSYIVREAFKLEGDQVKYQFLPWMQGFEEARQGRLDGSVVWSKTAQRSNDFYFSDPVIQLNQVLFHRVGETIRWTHLKDLGRYRFGGVIGYHYALDPLIREGVIRMSRVPSEQANYKKLQDKRIDLIVENEDVGQAMIHQLGLTGKIQASNKPLRQVDYHLIISKKNPQGSALVERFNKGLAKLKASGRYQKLLEQNRQGFFK
- the ubiE gene encoding bifunctional demethylmenaquinone methyltransferase/2-methoxy-6-polyprenyl-1,4-benzoquinol methylase UbiE, with amino-acid sequence MAESKKTTHFGYKDVAVDKKEELVADVFHSVAAKYDLMNDIMSFGIHRLWKRFAIDCSGVRKGSKVLDLAGGTGDLTAKFSRIVGDEGQVVLADINEAMLKVGRDKLRNNGIAGNVAYVQANAEALPFPDNYFDLITIGFGLRNVTDKEKALRSMYRVLKPGGRLLVLEFSKPTNALMSKMYDLYSFKVLPKLGAMITKDADSYQYLAESIRMHPDQEGLKSMMEECGFEEVDYHNLTSGVVALHRGYKF
- a CDS encoding ubiquinone biosynthesis accessory factor UbiJ; the protein is MPFEQLAISLVESGCNQLNRMDNHGRARRERLDGKVIALNLREWKPVYFLFSRQQLDLLGEFNGSADATLSLSIGALGLLRNPSNLAHYIRQGKMDLEGDLQILQKFAELFTEARIDWEEQLSEIVGDVAAHTLCRLGQKLHQDTRRLSKTLLDTSGEYVTQELKLAPGSLELACFYDEVELLQQQLERLELRTTSLARELGVL
- the ubiB gene encoding ubiquinone biosynthesis regulatory protein kinase UbiB; translated protein: MRLKELKRFLKIQKVFLSYGLDELIPPERLPWTARLLRRSIFWWRNQHPDLNAGARIRLACETLGPVFIKLGQMLSTRRDLLPDEIAEELALLQDQVPPFCGKQAREQIEKSLNAPIDELFDEFAEEPLASASIAQVHTARLKDNGQQIVIKVIRPGIERVIDADLRLMQLVSRVLQRYLPIADLLRPVEVIEEYRKTLLDELNLMYEAANAIQLRRNFEGSEELYFPEIFTDYCDRNVLVMERIHGISVADREALVANGTDMHLLAKRGVEVFFTQVFRDSFFHADMHPGNIFVSYKHPHNPQWIGIDCGIVGTLSREDKRYLAENFLAFFNRDYRRVAELHVESGWVPSDIRVEEFEFALRTVLEPVFEKPLSEISFGHVLLNLFKIARRFQMSVQPQLILLQKTLLYIEGIGRQLYPQLDLWQTAKPFLERWMKQQIGPAALLHTIRDELPMWAEKLPELPNLIYDGLRTTRKQSKQMELMFERFSAQSKAQSRGRFYLGIGAAFLVASALLYPANLHLAAGSLVITLFSWFKGWRGLKRL